In the Pelorhabdus rhamnosifermentans genome, one interval contains:
- the kdpB gene encoding potassium-transporting ATPase subunit KdpB, whose amino-acid sequence MNNKLKFDRQMIGSAIYQAFVKLDPRVQVRNPVMFIVMIGALLTTVMMIRDIIGGSTSNIVFELQITLWLWFTVLFANFAEALAEGRGKAQAQALRKTRTETQAKKLKGDHVQLVAAASLKKGDMVLVEPGDIIPSDGEVIEGVASVDESAVTGESAPVIRESGGDKSSVTGGTRLLSDWLKIRITANVGETFLDRMINLVEGAKRQKTPNEIALTILLVGLTIVFLIAVATIEPFAVYSSITISVTVLIALLVCLIPTTIGGLLSAIGIAGMDRLLQRNVLAMSGRAVEAAGDIDALLLDKTGTITLGNRMAAEFISAPEVSPEEMADAAQLSSLADETPEGRSIVVLAKQLYNLRERDMASLNVTFIPFTAQTRMSGVDFGDVQIRKGAMDAVRKYVEGLGGIIPEQVQRDCENIAKNGGTPLVVAERTKVLGTIYLKDVVKGGIKERFKELRRMGIKTVMITGDNPLTAAAIAAEAGVDDFLAEATPEHKLELIRSYQDKGMLVAMTGDGTNDAPALAQADVGVAMNSGTQAAKEAGNMVDLDSNPTKLIEVVEIGKQLLMTRGALTTFSIANDVAKYFAIIPAMFIAAYPSLSTLNVMRLATPQSAILSAVIFNALIIVALIPLALKGVKYQPLGADVILRKNLLIYGVGGLIAPFIGIKLIDMLLVVMRLD is encoded by the coding sequence ATGAATAACAAATTGAAATTTGACCGTCAGATGATCGGATCGGCTATTTACCAGGCGTTCGTAAAGCTTGATCCGCGTGTGCAAGTGCGTAATCCGGTAATGTTTATCGTCATGATTGGCGCTTTACTGACGACGGTTATGATGATACGGGACATTATCGGCGGTAGTACTTCTAATATTGTTTTTGAGCTTCAGATTACTTTATGGCTGTGGTTTACTGTTTTATTTGCTAATTTTGCGGAAGCACTAGCTGAAGGACGCGGCAAAGCGCAGGCTCAGGCTCTGCGCAAGACGCGCACAGAAACACAAGCTAAGAAATTAAAAGGGGATCATGTTCAACTTGTTGCTGCGGCTTCGTTAAAGAAGGGGGATATGGTTCTGGTTGAACCAGGTGATATTATTCCTAGCGACGGTGAAGTGATCGAAGGAGTTGCTTCTGTGGATGAGAGCGCTGTAACAGGCGAGTCAGCTCCTGTTATTCGCGAATCAGGCGGCGATAAATCTTCTGTCACAGGTGGTACGAGACTTTTATCTGATTGGTTGAAAATCAGAATTACTGCCAATGTTGGGGAAACTTTTCTTGATCGTATGATTAATCTTGTTGAAGGTGCCAAACGGCAAAAGACACCCAATGAAATTGCTCTTACCATTTTGCTAGTGGGTCTTACCATTGTGTTCTTGATTGCTGTTGCAACAATTGAACCTTTTGCGGTTTATTCATCCATTACGATTTCTGTCACTGTACTGATTGCCTTGCTTGTCTGTCTGATTCCGACAACCATCGGTGGACTGCTTAGTGCCATTGGAATTGCCGGGATGGATCGTCTGCTTCAACGTAATGTGCTTGCCATGTCGGGTCGTGCTGTTGAGGCGGCGGGGGATATTGATGCGCTTCTGCTTGATAAAACAGGCACAATTACCTTGGGGAACCGTATGGCAGCTGAATTTATCTCGGCTCCGGAAGTGTCACCCGAGGAAATGGCTGATGCCGCGCAATTGTCATCGCTCGCAGATGAGACGCCGGAAGGCCGCAGTATTGTTGTTCTTGCTAAACAATTATATAACCTTCGGGAAAGGGATATGGCTAGTTTAAACGTTACGTTTATTCCCTTTACGGCTCAAACCCGTATGAGTGGTGTTGATTTTGGGGATGTTCAAATTCGTAAAGGTGCCATGGATGCAGTGAGAAAATATGTCGAAGGACTTGGCGGCATCATTCCTGAACAGGTTCAAAGGGATTGCGAAAATATTGCAAAAAATGGCGGGACACCCCTTGTTGTGGCAGAACGGACCAAGGTGCTTGGTACGATTTATTTAAAAGACGTTGTAAAGGGCGGAATTAAAGAACGGTTTAAGGAATTACGTCGAATGGGAATTAAAACCGTTATGATTACGGGGGATAATCCTTTAACAGCGGCAGCCATTGCAGCTGAGGCAGGTGTAGATGATTTTTTGGCTGAAGCCACACCGGAACATAAACTTGAACTGATTCGTAGTTACCAAGATAAGGGAATGCTTGTGGCTATGACAGGGGATGGAACGAATGATGCTCCGGCCTTGGCGCAAGCAGATGTGGGTGTAGCCATGAATAGTGGTACACAAGCTGCTAAGGAGGCCGGTAATATGGTCGATCTTGACAGTAATCCGACAAAGCTGATTGAAGTCGTTGAAATAGGTAAGCAGCTTCTTATGACACGCGGCGCTTTAACGACTTTTAGCATCGCCAATGATGTAGCGAAATATTTCGCTATTATTCCGGCTATGTTTATTGCGGCTTATCCATCGCTTAGTACATTAAATGTCATGCGTCTAGCGACACCGCAAAGTGCGATTTTAAGCGCTGTTATATTTAATGCCCTGATTATTGTGGCGTTAATTCCACTTGCTCTTAAGGGCGTTAAGTATCAGCCGCTTGGTGCCGATGTGATTTTACGAAAGAACTTGCTTATTTATGGAGTGGGCGGGTTGATTGCTCCCTTTATCGGAATTAAATTGATTGATATGTTGCTCGTTGTAATGAGACTTGACTAA
- the kdpA gene encoding potassium-transporting ATPase subunit KdpA, whose product MWSDICLFLAYIVILLLLAWPLSSYVAKVFEGQKTFMDPLLRPLEKSIYKVTHIDSLKEMDWKQYCGALLIFHLLSFLAIFITQLAQGFLPFNPEGQIGLTWDLAFNTAVSFVTNTNWQAYSGETTMSYFTQMTALTTHNFLSAATGLAVAIALIRGLTRKTTRNLGNYWVDMVRGTLWILLPLSIVLTLVFVEQGTIQNLSPYATATTLEGAEQKIALGPVASQEAIKMLGTNGGGFFNVNSAHPFENPTPLTNFLQTLAIFLIPASLVLAFGRLVKDNRQGRAILATMLLLFVLFLGAMYASELYGNPNLSALGVGSPNMMEGKEVRFGLGSTVLFSTVTTAASCGAVDAMFDSFTPLGGLIPMLQIMLGEVVVGGVGAGFYAMMMFVILTVFIVGLMVGRTPEYLGKKIEAHEMKMAILAVLIPSFAILVGSAIACVTDAGTSATNNAGPHGFSEILYAYVSSAGNNGSAFAGLSANSPFYNITLGITMLLGRFGVIIPVLAIAGSMAEKKTSPVGAGTFQTHGGLFVVLLAAVVLIVGALTFLPALALGPIVEHLLMLKGQLF is encoded by the coding sequence ATGTGGAGTGACATTTGTTTGTTTTTGGCTTATATAGTCATTTTGCTGTTATTGGCTTGGCCGTTAAGCAGCTATGTGGCCAAGGTTTTTGAAGGACAAAAGACTTTTATGGATCCTTTACTGAGGCCTCTAGAAAAATCGATTTACAAAGTAACCCATATTGATTCCCTAAAGGAAATGGATTGGAAACAATATTGCGGGGCCCTATTAATTTTTCACTTATTGAGTTTTCTAGCTATATTTATTACCCAATTAGCACAAGGGTTCTTACCCTTTAATCCGGAAGGGCAAATCGGTCTTACCTGGGACTTGGCTTTTAATACGGCCGTTAGTTTTGTTACCAATACGAATTGGCAGGCTTACAGCGGTGAAACAACCATGAGTTATTTCACGCAGATGACGGCCTTGACTACGCACAATTTTCTTTCTGCAGCCACAGGTTTAGCAGTAGCTATTGCGCTTATTCGCGGCTTGACGCGTAAAACAACGCGGAATTTAGGTAACTACTGGGTGGATATGGTTCGAGGAACGCTTTGGATTTTATTACCCCTTAGTATTGTCTTAACCCTTGTATTTGTTGAACAGGGAACGATTCAGAATTTATCGCCTTATGCCACAGCCACGACGCTGGAAGGGGCTGAGCAAAAGATTGCGCTAGGACCTGTGGCATCACAAGAAGCCATTAAGATGCTGGGTACCAATGGTGGCGGATTTTTCAATGTCAACTCGGCTCATCCTTTTGAAAATCCTACACCACTAACTAATTTCCTTCAGACTTTAGCCATATTTTTGATTCCAGCGAGTTTGGTTTTGGCTTTTGGCCGTCTAGTAAAAGATAATCGGCAGGGACGTGCAATACTCGCGACGATGCTGCTGTTGTTTGTTCTCTTTCTTGGTGCCATGTATGCTAGTGAGCTTTATGGGAATCCCAATTTGTCTGCGCTTGGTGTAGGTAGTCCGAACATGATGGAAGGAAAGGAAGTTCGCTTTGGTTTGGGTAGTACCGTACTGTTTAGTACGGTGACCACGGCTGCATCGTGTGGTGCTGTAGATGCTATGTTTGATAGTTTTACTCCGCTGGGCGGTTTGATTCCCATGCTGCAAATCATGTTAGGTGAAGTCGTTGTCGGCGGTGTTGGGGCAGGATTTTATGCCATGATGATGTTCGTTATTTTGACTGTGTTCATTGTAGGTCTGATGGTTGGACGCACGCCGGAATATTTAGGCAAAAAAATTGAAGCCCATGAAATGAAAATGGCCATACTGGCTGTTTTAATTCCCTCATTTGCCATTCTTGTTGGCAGTGCCATTGCTTGTGTAACAGATGCAGGAACTTCGGCTACAAATAATGCGGGCCCCCATGGGTTCAGCGAAATTCTTTATGCTTATGTTTCTAGTGCGGGCAATAACGGGAGTGCTTTTGCCGGACTGAGTGCAAATAGTCCTTTTTATAATATCACCTTGGGTATTACGATGTTATTGGGTCGTTTTGGCGTGATTATTCCTGTGCTGGCCATTGCCGGAAGTATGGCTGAAAAGAAGACCTCTCCGGTAGGTGCCGGAACATTTCAAACGCATGGTGGACTATTTGTTGTCTTGTTGGCTGCAGTGGTGCTGATTGTGGGGGCTTTGACTTTCTTACCGGCCTTAGCATTAGGGCCTATAGTGGAACATCTACTCATGCTCAAGGGACAGTTATTCTAA
- a CDS encoding 3D domain-containing protein: MNHTTRKKPSLHGKKNFKHLAAAFAGAIIMSSVMLPGIPMTTVHAAAIPNINASHKTLKTKLNSNEHDLTSSLQSKLDKNHVGKPVKQTPNASKQENTSNQKAGKNQPNNSANPNSNAEKSAAVKDPAPDAKKQSPDNKPPADFKQVVEATATAYAPGSKDNDQWGNKTYTGTNIRPGVIAVDPKVIPLGSRVYLQYPDGHGAYAIAEDTGGAIKGNRIDVAKSSDDEASDFGIQKVKVYVVKSPTT, from the coding sequence ATGAACCATACAACTCGCAAAAAGCCTAGCTTGCATGGTAAGAAAAACTTTAAACATCTTGCGGCTGCATTTGCCGGGGCAATTATCATGTCCTCGGTGATGTTGCCGGGAATTCCTATGACTACAGTTCATGCTGCAGCCATTCCGAACATCAATGCCTCACACAAAACGTTAAAAACAAAGCTGAATTCTAATGAACATGATCTAACAAGTAGCCTGCAGTCCAAATTGGACAAGAATCATGTGGGTAAACCGGTGAAACAAACGCCCAATGCCAGTAAACAAGAAAATACCTCGAACCAAAAAGCAGGCAAGAATCAGCCGAATAATTCAGCAAATCCGAACAGCAATGCGGAAAAGTCCGCGGCAGTTAAGGATCCAGCGCCAGATGCAAAAAAACAATCGCCTGATAATAAGCCTCCGGCTGATTTTAAGCAGGTAGTGGAGGCTACGGCAACCGCTTACGCTCCCGGGTCTAAAGATAACGATCAATGGGGAAACAAGACCTATACGGGTACGAATATTCGCCCTGGCGTAATCGCGGTGGATCCAAAAGTTATTCCCTTAGGTTCACGTGTATACCTTCAATACCCCGATGGTCATGGTGCCTATGCGATAGCGGAAGATACGGGTGGCGCAATCAAGGGTAACCGTATCGACGTTGCAAAATCGTCGGACGATGAAGCTAGCGACTTCGGTATCCAAAAGGTAAAAGTGTACGTTGTCAAGTCGCCTACTACCTAA
- a CDS encoding nitroreductase family protein, with translation MMFHDMVKANRSYRRFWENEQISRKILLQLIDSARIVASGANKQAIKYYLSYEKELNQKIFETVAWAGFFKDWPGPVEGERPSAYLVLVQDETYTLGNPADLGIAAQTILLGAIEQDLGGCMIGNIEKIKLHEVLNMPKNHQILLVIALGKPKETVVIDEMEAEGDTKYWRDEKQVHHVPKRKLKDIVMN, from the coding sequence ATGATGTTTCATGACATGGTAAAAGCCAATCGTAGTTATCGTCGTTTTTGGGAAAATGAACAAATAAGCCGGAAAATCTTACTGCAGCTTATCGACTCGGCTCGAATTGTCGCATCAGGTGCAAATAAACAAGCCATAAAGTATTATCTATCTTATGAAAAAGAACTCAATCAAAAGATATTTGAGACCGTGGCTTGGGCTGGCTTTTTCAAAGACTGGCCAGGTCCTGTTGAGGGAGAACGACCATCCGCATATCTTGTACTTGTGCAAGATGAAACGTACACACTAGGCAATCCCGCCGATTTAGGCATTGCTGCCCAAACGATCCTACTCGGTGCAATCGAGCAAGATCTGGGAGGATGCATGATTGGCAATATTGAAAAGATAAAGTTGCATGAAGTACTGAATATGCCAAAAAACCATCAAATACTACTCGTCATCGCTTTGGGCAAACCAAAAGAAACAGTTGTCATCGACGAAATGGAAGCGGAGGGTGATACAAAATACTGGCGTGATGAAAAACAAGTTCATCATGTTCCAAAGCGCAAGCTAAAAGACATCGTAATGAACTAA
- a CDS encoding LytS/YhcK type 5TM receptor domain-containing protein, with protein MLWPDWVLIWSIIQNISLVGIIGYLVTRISVFHRTLSYSHFRTYDKLILGLIFGVFSAFGNWIGIPVLGSMANQRIVGPIVGGLLGGPLVGVIAGIIGGLTRYFMGGFTVWPSVISNVIVGYISGMVYNHYGSQRINIKIAFITAVVCEGILKLMILTMSKPFQTAWQLEQVIGIATTISNSMAVAFFVYIVHDIIHEQHKAQALSVQQAISMIQKTSDFLQQGLNEESATKVAKRIYQETKAGAVAITDTEKVLAFVGSGEEQHLPGMPIFTAETKCAIKNKQAVIDAPLMVSNELVGTLKLYKKKNQIIEPHEAELIQGIANFLSLQLAQQKLDKQQLLLLQTEYSMLKAQISPHFFFNTLTTIQALIMSKPEKAAALIKDLAIFFRKTLKLGSEIVSLREELDSVNTYLRIEKARFQNQMHVSINIPEKLLNHPLPVFTLQPLVENAIRHGISIKKGGGTVQIVAYYKEEQLFVKIIDDGVGISNYQLQDNNPKFPPSSTGSGIGLCNVHRRIQKIYGSEFGLQFISIVGQGTEVTLNLPWTEEESGAIEKVKSTHCG; from the coding sequence ATGCTATGGCCTGATTGGGTACTTATATGGTCTATAATTCAGAATATTTCATTAGTTGGTATAATCGGATATTTAGTGACCCGAATAAGTGTATTTCATCGCACTCTGAGTTATTCACATTTTAGGACGTATGATAAACTAATATTGGGCCTCATTTTTGGAGTATTCTCGGCTTTTGGAAACTGGATTGGGATCCCAGTTTTAGGTTCGATGGCCAATCAACGTATTGTTGGACCGATTGTCGGTGGACTGTTAGGTGGTCCTCTTGTAGGAGTTATAGCCGGAATTATCGGCGGTTTAACGCGTTATTTTATGGGCGGATTTACAGTTTGGCCTTCGGTTATCTCCAATGTGATTGTAGGTTATATCAGCGGAATGGTATACAACCATTATGGTTCACAACGCATTAATATTAAGATTGCTTTCATTACCGCAGTTGTATGTGAAGGCATCCTAAAATTAATGATTCTCACAATGTCCAAACCATTTCAGACCGCTTGGCAGTTAGAACAAGTAATCGGAATAGCTACTACTATTTCAAATTCTATGGCAGTAGCTTTTTTTGTATATATTGTGCATGATATCATACATGAGCAACATAAAGCTCAGGCCTTATCAGTGCAACAAGCAATCAGCATGATTCAAAAAACCAGCGATTTTCTACAACAAGGATTAAATGAAGAAAGCGCCACGAAAGTTGCTAAGAGAATATATCAGGAAACAAAGGCGGGTGCTGTTGCCATAACTGACACGGAAAAAGTGCTTGCCTTCGTTGGCAGCGGAGAAGAGCAGCATTTGCCGGGAATGCCGATTTTTACGGCGGAGACTAAGTGTGCAATTAAAAACAAGCAAGCGGTAATTGATGCTCCGCTTATGGTTAGTAATGAACTTGTGGGCACGTTAAAACTATATAAGAAAAAAAATCAAATAATTGAACCCCACGAAGCAGAGTTGATTCAGGGTATTGCCAATTTCTTAAGTCTTCAATTAGCCCAACAGAAGTTGGACAAACAGCAACTGCTACTTTTACAAACGGAATACAGCATGTTGAAAGCGCAAATCAGTCCCCATTTCTTCTTTAATACTTTGACGACGATACAGGCGCTGATTATGTCAAAACCAGAAAAGGCTGCTGCTCTAATTAAGGATTTGGCAATTTTTTTTCGTAAGACTTTGAAACTGGGCTCGGAAATCGTGTCTTTGCGTGAGGAATTAGATTCAGTTAATACCTATCTCCGTATTGAAAAGGCCAGGTTTCAGAATCAAATGCATGTCTCAATCAATATACCCGAGAAATTACTTAATCATCCATTACCTGTTTTTACGCTTCAGCCACTAGTAGAAAATGCTATCAGGCATGGAATAAGTATCAAAAAGGGAGGCGGGACAGTTCAGATAGTAGCTTATTATAAGGAAGAACAGCTGTTTGTAAAAATAATTGATGACGGTGTGGGAATTTCTAATTATCAATTACAAGATAACAATCCTAAATTTCCTCCCTCGTCGACAGGAAGTGGAATAGGATTATGCAATGTTCATCGGCGTATTCAAAAAATATATGGAAGTGAGTTTGGTCTGCAATTTATTAGTATTGTAGGACAAGGAACGGAAGTAACATTAAATCTGCCGTGGACGGAGGAAGAAAGTGGAGCTATTGAAAAAGTTAAAAGTACTCATTGCGGATGA
- a CDS encoding LytR/AlgR family response regulator transcription factor, whose product MELLKKLKVLIADDEYAICDALTDILKKNPVTEVVSVCHDGDEALENIKVFNPDLVFLDIRMPGMTGLELANTLKEWEEPPIIVFVTAFDDYAIQAFEADAIDYVLKPFDANDIEKVIRKIKKLFSKRFNIDLAEKLSMQPPQPNQFPLQFCFYQGDKTHIVHYQDIQFAYAENREVFVQTIDGEKYTCKLILQELEDKLDPNQFFRCHRSYIVNMFYAKEISPGFNRGYLLTMKGTKNVEIPVSRAMITKLSRYICF is encoded by the coding sequence GTGGAGCTATTGAAAAAGTTAAAAGTACTCATTGCGGATGATGAATATGCCATATGTGACGCTTTAACCGATATATTAAAGAAAAATCCGGTAACAGAAGTCGTCAGTGTTTGCCATGATGGTGATGAGGCATTAGAGAACATTAAAGTATTTAATCCTGATTTGGTGTTTTTGGATATACGTATGCCGGGGATGACTGGATTGGAGCTAGCTAATACCCTGAAGGAGTGGGAAGAACCACCAATTATTGTTTTTGTTACCGCTTTTGATGATTATGCAATCCAGGCATTTGAAGCAGATGCAATTGATTATGTTTTAAAACCTTTTGATGCGAATGACATTGAAAAGGTGATTCGAAAAATAAAGAAGCTTTTTTCAAAAAGGTTCAATATTGATTTAGCAGAAAAACTGTCGATGCAACCACCCCAGCCCAATCAATTTCCCCTTCAATTTTGCTTTTATCAAGGGGATAAGACTCATATCGTTCACTATCAAGATATTCAATTTGCCTATGCCGAAAATCGCGAAGTATTTGTTCAGACTATTGATGGCGAAAAATATACTTGTAAATTAATCTTGCAAGAACTCGAGGACAAGCTAGATCCTAACCAATTTTTTCGGTGCCATCGAAGTTATATTGTAAATATGTTTTATGCCAAAGAAATTTCACCTGGCTTTAACCGGGGATATTTACTGACTATGAAGGGAACCAAAAATGTAGAAATCCCTGTTAGTCGCGCTATGATAACAAAATTATCTCGATATATCTGTTTCTAA
- the kdpF gene encoding K(+)-transporting ATPase subunit F → MDDFLVGGIVTVGLLIYLVYALLKPEEF, encoded by the coding sequence ATGGACGATTTTTTGGTTGGCGGAATAGTTACCGTCGGGCTATTGATTTATCTTGTATATGCATTATTGAAACCGGAGGAATTTTAA
- the kdpC gene encoding potassium-transporting ATPase subunit KdpC encodes MIKQGINGLLLLVVLTALTGFAYPLAMTGLAQAFFPQQARGSFVEQDGKIIGSMLIGQNFSQPGYFQGRPSAAGDDGYDAASSSGTNLGPTSAKLMDAIQGKAIEVRSRNHLADDAVVPADLVTSSASGLDPDISPEGAYLQINRVAEARNLSVDQVRKLVDSEIRYPQFGILGQARVNVLRLNLLLEDIAQ; translated from the coding sequence ATGATAAAGCAAGGAATCAATGGATTGTTGCTGCTTGTTGTGCTCACTGCTTTGACGGGTTTTGCCTATCCATTAGCTATGACTGGGTTGGCTCAGGCGTTTTTTCCGCAGCAAGCGAGGGGCTCGTTTGTTGAACAGGATGGAAAGATAATCGGTTCAATGCTTATCGGACAAAATTTTAGTCAGCCTGGCTATTTTCAGGGGCGGCCGTCAGCTGCTGGTGACGATGGTTACGATGCCGCAAGTTCTTCTGGAACGAATCTGGGTCCTACGAGTGCCAAGCTGATGGATGCCATTCAAGGTAAAGCTATCGAGGTGCGTAGTCGAAATCACTTGGCTGATGATGCGGTTGTTCCGGCCGATTTGGTAACCTCGTCAGCAAGTGGTCTTGATCCGGACATTTCTCCGGAAGGGGCTTATCTTCAAATCAATCGTGTTGCCGAGGCACGCAATCTGTCTGTTGACCAAGTGAGAAAACTTGTGGACAGTGAAATACGTTATCCTCAGTTTGGAATATTAGGGCAAGCCAGAGTGAATGTGCTTAGACTGAATTTACTGCTTGAGGATATTGCACAATAG
- a CDS encoding methyl-accepting chemotaxis protein, whose protein sequence is MRKIAKMNKMNSIKSKLSFIMLLVTIVSLCTLGSINYWNAQKVVIANCEDSLNGLALNNSEKLGLWIDTRKKEMGILASSPIIMDGNYDNIVNYLQNEGKRDGIYMRFLVADLNGNTYYTDGSRSNINERPYFQQAKAGKVVVSDPVMSKVDGKAVIVIAVPIIKNSSVVSVLGGTVTMDDLTKLVLNIKVGDSGYAYVKQNDGLTIVHPDQNQIMKSNPLKDSNANPALKTLTERMIQGENGLTKYTYDGTEKYVAFAPIPGTTWSLAVNEPVKEATAKLNSLMWISVLIVLIVLIIAAVIVHLFAKRIAAPIQKLRAFANLIANGDLSNTDADIHSNDEIGELAASFKTMAENLRSLIRHVTSSAQQVSNSADDLTANSEQSAQAANQVAGAITDVAQGAEQQLNAVKETTAVVQKMTDNIQQIAANANRVADKTSQTVGMANEGGESADKAVTQMAKVEQTVNNSAQVVAKLGESSKEIGQIVDTIAGIAGQTNLLALNAAIEAARAGEQGRGFAVVAEEVRKLAEQSQEATRKIASLIGEIQGDTSKAVDAMTEGTGEVQLGREAVNTSGKAFRAIVAQITQVSDEVKEISAAIQQMASGSEQIVLSIKEIDELSKKATGEAQSVSAATEEQSASMEEIAASSQHLAVMAQELQTEVGKFHI, encoded by the coding sequence ATGCGCAAAATAGCAAAAATGAATAAGATGAATAGCATAAAATCCAAACTTTCTTTTATAATGCTTCTAGTTACAATAGTATCATTATGTACCTTAGGCTCAATTAATTATTGGAACGCGCAAAAAGTAGTTATTGCGAATTGCGAAGATAGTTTAAATGGTTTGGCACTGAACAATTCGGAAAAGCTTGGTCTATGGATTGATACACGTAAAAAAGAAATGGGAATATTGGCGAGTAGTCCTATTATAATGGACGGGAATTATGATAATATTGTTAATTACCTGCAAAACGAAGGCAAACGCGATGGTATCTATATGCGCTTCTTGGTTGCTGATTTGAATGGAAATACCTATTATACGGATGGTTCGAGGTCAAATATTAATGAGCGACCTTATTTTCAACAAGCAAAAGCAGGGAAAGTCGTTGTGTCCGATCCTGTTATGTCCAAAGTAGATGGAAAAGCGGTTATCGTGATTGCCGTACCAATTATAAAAAACTCAAGTGTAGTCAGTGTTCTCGGGGGAACGGTGACAATGGACGATTTAACAAAACTGGTGTTGAACATTAAAGTTGGAGATTCAGGATATGCCTACGTAAAACAAAATGACGGACTTACCATTGTGCATCCTGATCAAAACCAGATTATGAAAAGTAATCCGTTGAAAGATTCTAATGCTAACCCAGCCTTAAAAACATTGACAGAAAGAATGATACAGGGTGAAAATGGATTAACTAAGTATACTTATGATGGCACGGAAAAATATGTCGCTTTCGCTCCCATACCAGGAACGACTTGGAGTTTGGCAGTAAATGAACCAGTAAAGGAAGCTACTGCGAAGCTAAATTCATTGATGTGGATTTCTGTACTCATTGTACTTATTGTTCTTATTATAGCTGCCGTAATCGTTCACTTATTTGCGAAGCGGATTGCCGCTCCCATCCAAAAGCTACGCGCTTTTGCCAATCTGATCGCGAATGGAGATCTTTCGAATACAGATGCAGACATACATTCAAATGATGAGATTGGAGAACTGGCTGCGTCGTTTAAAACGATGGCGGAAAACTTACGATCTCTTATCAGGCATGTAACGAGTTCTGCGCAACAAGTTAGCAATTCGGCCGATGATCTTACTGCTAATTCTGAACAATCCGCACAGGCTGCTAACCAAGTGGCGGGGGCTATTACAGATGTAGCGCAGGGAGCGGAACAACAGTTGAACGCTGTCAAAGAGACAACTGCCGTGGTTCAAAAGATGACAGATAATATTCAACAAATAGCTGCTAATGCAAATCGTGTTGCCGATAAAACGTCCCAGACTGTTGGCATGGCAAATGAAGGTGGCGAGTCTGCTGACAAAGCGGTCACTCAAATGGCTAAGGTTGAGCAGACCGTTAACAATTCAGCTCAAGTGGTAGCAAAATTAGGCGAAAGTTCCAAAGAAATTGGACAAATTGTCGATACTATCGCGGGAATTGCAGGGCAAACGAATCTGTTAGCTTTGAACGCTGCCATTGAAGCCGCTCGGGCTGGAGAACAAGGACGGGGCTTTGCGGTTGTGGCCGAAGAAGTTCGTAAACTGGCTGAACAATCGCAGGAAGCAACACGGAAAATTGCCAGTTTGATTGGCGAAATTCAGGGTGATACAAGTAAGGCTGTTGACGCTATGACGGAGGGAACTGGCGAAGTTCAACTAGGAAGAGAAGCTGTAAATACTTCGGGCAAAGCATTTCGTGCTATTGTTGCTCAGATTACGCAAGTATCTGATGAAGTTAAAGAAATTTCAGCGGCCATTCAGCAAATGGCCAGTGGCAGTGAGCAAATCGTACTATCCATTAAGGAAATAGACGAATTAAGTAAAAAAGCTACGGGTGAAGCACAATCGGTATCGGCTGCAACAGAAGAACAGTCGGCGTCGATGGAGGAAATTGCCGCTTCAAGTCAACATCTTGCTGTAATGGCGCAAGAACTTCAGACGGAAGTTGGGAAGTTTCATATTTAG